ATCGCGCGGTCGGCGCCCATCGCGAGCGCAGTGCGGAGCGTTTCCTGCGCCTTTGCGGGGCCAACGGAAACCGCGACGATCTCGGTCGCGACGCCCTTTTCCTTCAGGCGGATCGCTTCTTCGACACCGATCTCGTCGAACGGGTTCATCGACATTTTGACATTGGCCAGGTCAACGCCGGTGCCGTCGGATTTGACCCGCGGCTTCACGTTGTAATCGAGCACCCGTTTAACGGGGACGAGGATTTTCATAGCTTCGACAGCTCCTCTCGAAAAATTGTGCACTGCGCCATAATTGGCGTTTACGTAAACGTCAACCAGCAGTCCCTTCGTTCCTCTCCCCTTGGGGGAGAGGATAGGGAGACTTGGTCCGCAAGGACCTAGTCGGACTTGGTGAGGGTACGGACGTTGCCGCCCTCACCGCTGCGACCAGGCAGCAAGCTGCCAAGTCTCGCTGCCTCTCCCCTCAGGAGAGAGGCAATTACCTTAAGCCGCGCGAACTTCGGCGACGATCTTCTTTGCTGCGTCGCCGAGATCATTTGCCGCAACGATCGGCAGACCCGAATTGGCGAGGATGTCCTTGCCCTGCTGGACGTTCGTGCCTTCGAGGCGGACGACGAGCGGCACCGACAGATTCACTTCCTTCGCCGCGGCGACGATGCCGTCGGCGATGATGTCGCACTTCATGATGCCGCCAAAGATGTTGACGAGGATGCCCTTTACGGCGGGATCCTTCAGAATGATCTTGAACGCCGCGGTGACCTTTTCCTTCGAAGCGCCGCCACCGACGTCGAGGAAGTTCGCGGGAAATTCGCCGTTGAGCTTGATGATGTCCATCGTCGACATCGCAAGGCCGGCGCCATTGACCATGCAGCCGATGTTGCCGTCGAGCTTGATGTAGGCAAGGTCATATTCCGACGCTTCGACTTCGGCCGGATCTTCTTCGGTGAGGTCGCGCAGCTCGGCGAGGTCCTTGTGGCGGAACATCGCATTGCCGTCGAATGCCACCTTGGCGTCGAGGACGAGCAGTTCGTCGCCGTTCGCGCCTTCGCAGACGGCCAGCGGGTTGATTTCGATCTGTTCGGCATCGGTGCCGAGGAATGCGGCATAAAGGCCTGCAAGAACCTTCGCGGCCTGCTTGGCGAGGTCACCGGACAGCCCCAGTGCTGCGGCAACGCTGCGGCCATGATGCGGCTGCAGGCCCGTCGCGGGGTCGATGGTGATCGTGTGGATCTTTTCCGGCGTGTCGTGCGCGACGGTTTCAATGTCCATGCCGCCTTCGGTCGACGCAACGACCGCGACCCGGCTCGAACCGCGATCGACGAGCAAAGCGAGATAGAATTCCTGCTTAATGTCGGCACCGTCGGTGATGTAGAGACGGTTGACCTGCTTGCCGGCTTCACCGGTCTGAATCGTCACCAGCGTGTTGCCGAGCATGTCCTTGGCGTGCGCTTCGACCTCTTCGATCGTCTTGGCGAGGCGGACACCGCCCTTCGCGTCGGGGCCCAGTTCCTTGAACTTGCCCTTGCCGCGGCCACCGGCGTGGATCTGCGATTTCACGACATAGAGCGGCCCGGGGAGCTGCTTTGCCGCGGCGACGGCTTCCTCGACGCTCATCGCGGCGATGCCCTTGGGGACAGCGACGCCAAATTTCGCGAGCAGTTCTTTCGCCTGATATTCGTGGATGTTCATGAGGTCTGCCGGGCCTTTCGACTCTGGAGCGGGGAGAAGTTTGGCGCCGCATAAGCACAAGTTCGCGCGCAACGCTACCCCCGGGGTCCCCAGATATTCTTGTCCGCGGCAAAGGCTTTCAGCCAATCGGTCCGTCTTCGGGATGACGGCCCCGACCCAAGCTGATAATCGGGCGGCGCCGGGGATCAGGATGAGGGGAGCCGTGGAAGATGCAGATAAAAGTTCCGGTTTTGGCGTTTCTGGCGCTTGTCTGCCCCGCTGCGGCGACGGCGCAGACCAATCAGGCGCTCGACATCCGGGTCGTCGAGGCGCCCGATCTTGTCCGGATCGGCACCGCCGACCAGCTCATCTACGAACTGCATCTTACCAATTTTGCCAGCCTGCCGCTGCGGCTGGACCGGCTTGTCGTGAAGGCGGGCAGCACGGGAACACCGC
This sequence is a window from Sphingopyxis sp. USTB-05. Protein-coding genes within it:
- the sucC gene encoding ADP-forming succinate--CoA ligase subunit beta; this translates as MNIHEYQAKELLAKFGVAVPKGIAAMSVEEAVAAAKQLPGPLYVVKSQIHAGGRGKGKFKELGPDAKGGVRLAKTIEEVEAHAKDMLGNTLVTIQTGEAGKQVNRLYITDGADIKQEFYLALLVDRGSSRVAVVASTEGGMDIETVAHDTPEKIHTITIDPATGLQPHHGRSVAAALGLSGDLAKQAAKVLAGLYAAFLGTDAEQIEINPLAVCEGANGDELLVLDAKVAFDGNAMFRHKDLAELRDLTEEDPAEVEASEYDLAYIKLDGNIGCMVNGAGLAMSTMDIIKLNGEFPANFLDVGGGASKEKVTAAFKIILKDPAVKGILVNIFGGIMKCDIIADGIVAAAKEVNLSVPLVVRLEGTNVQQGKDILANSGLPIVAANDLGDAAKKIVAEVRAA